In Paenibacillus sp. FSL M7-0420, a single genomic region encodes these proteins:
- a CDS encoding amidase family protein — protein sequence MSKLKRLRRTKRQVIATSIALSVIASGVIPFQTADALTRVTSSSGTVWEIHDAFAPSLDTGSLRTVGTTQVQGFGNIFVKVSSPSASLMNGQMMRGFDLKYDGVNRFTSSQSVNLGNVTVTRDVYVDTINNRTRFFDTFTNKNDMAVKVDVSFGGSLGYGTAANASVVKATYSNDLEVTTDDSWIVVDSSARNNKPLGVAVGSPHPFNNGLTALGNQQQNPFTTPLAKSGNEANFYGFINTLNLEPGQSKSLVNFVQVGEAGEAGLNNLVATLNGLHQQLDVSGLIPAQIRSISNWDISGIEGLNTGDNLFIPEAPAAQSFITSSPYNVVNKSIAEMQQDMISGKTTSVQITQAYLDRIKAYDLGQLGFHAFLHVSETALAQAKAADEARAQGAKGDLLGIPIAIKDIYDTKDMPTTGGSKALEGWRPESDAFQVNKLREAGAVIIGKVNTSEFANSGSFSESGWMQTWNALYPSKTSFGSSGGSAVSVAADFAAAAMGSQTGVSLYAPTTGASLKSFRGTDGMASTTGVLPLTWGQDYAGPIAKTVTDLAIMLNATTGTDPQDIFTVTADADHKRPVNWKESLDASALKGKKIGFIPESFVSSYADDDTGLAVKNKFSELQAAGAEMVEMTKMPAAPTRPQGINGSTEGWARYIELHKAFPYADGASVLASDKVLIYNQRGYTAPTRMTEQAVQDYIKYRTDYKEVIKGWMDENGVDAIVYAGFISDVYNNDASASQLSSDRNTGVLTSNVGLPTVVVPVGTNDSGYSISMQLVGRAWDDAKVLGMGYALEQQSQARLLTAFAPALPYVPTPTDPDPVDNEPSNPSPGGGTVTPPATPTPSPTATPAPTATPAPAETTAPTPAPEVVSFTDTLNHWAKASIDLLISKGLLTGYEDGTFRPNSGLTRAETIKVITTHMGLEGQASSFTDVSGAHWANKYIGAAASAGLMNGYSDGTFRPNAKISRSELATLITRAFKLTGTGNTSFKDVNKEAWYYNSIDALASNKIITGYEDSTFKPAKDITRAEFATMVARLLESGK from the coding sequence ATGAGTAAGTTGAAACGTCTGCGTAGAACGAAGAGGCAAGTTATAGCTACTTCCATTGCGTTATCTGTCATTGCTTCAGGAGTCATTCCGTTTCAAACGGCTGATGCTTTAACGAGGGTTACTTCTTCTAGTGGCACCGTATGGGAGATTCACGATGCTTTTGCTCCCAGCTTAGACACAGGAAGCTTGCGTACCGTCGGCACTACACAAGTACAGGGCTTCGGTAATATCTTTGTTAAAGTATCCTCACCTTCAGCTTCCCTGATGAATGGACAAATGATGCGCGGGTTCGACCTCAAATACGATGGCGTTAATAGATTCACTTCCTCTCAATCTGTTAATCTCGGAAATGTCACCGTCACCCGTGATGTGTATGTGGACACTATTAATAATAGAACTAGATTCTTTGATACTTTTACCAATAAGAATGATATGGCTGTAAAAGTAGATGTCTCCTTCGGCGGCTCCTTAGGCTATGGCACAGCAGCTAATGCTTCAGTGGTCAAGGCAACCTACTCCAATGATCTTGAGGTGACGACAGACGATTCATGGATTGTGGTCGATAGCAGTGCCAGAAACAATAAACCTCTAGGTGTTGCAGTCGGGTCTCCACATCCATTTAATAATGGATTAACCGCTCTTGGGAATCAGCAGCAGAATCCATTCACCACACCTCTGGCCAAGTCCGGTAATGAGGCGAATTTCTATGGCTTCATTAATACCTTGAATCTTGAACCGGGCCAGTCGAAATCCCTGGTGAATTTTGTACAAGTTGGAGAAGCTGGTGAAGCCGGGCTGAACAATCTGGTTGCCACGCTTAATGGACTCCATCAGCAGTTGGATGTATCCGGCTTAATCCCTGCACAGATCCGCTCCATCAGCAACTGGGATATCTCAGGCATAGAGGGACTTAATACTGGAGATAACCTGTTCATTCCAGAGGCTCCGGCAGCGCAAAGCTTCATCACCTCCTCCCCCTATAATGTAGTGAATAAATCCATTGCAGAGATGCAACAGGATATGATTAGCGGTAAAACAACTTCTGTCCAAATTACGCAAGCGTATCTTGATCGAATCAAAGCTTACGATTTGGGGCAACTCGGCTTCCATGCCTTCCTGCATGTATCCGAAACTGCGCTGGCTCAGGCCAAAGCGGCTGACGAAGCCCGTGCACAAGGCGCCAAGGGCGATCTGCTGGGAATTCCGATTGCGATCAAAGACATCTATGACACCAAGGACATGCCTACAACAGGCGGCAGTAAAGCACTTGAAGGGTGGCGCCCTGAATCGGATGCCTTCCAGGTGAATAAGCTGCGGGAAGCCGGCGCGGTCATTATTGGTAAAGTCAACACTTCGGAGTTCGCGAACAGCGGAAGCTTTAGTGAAAGCGGCTGGATGCAGACATGGAACGCACTCTATCCTTCCAAAACCTCTTTCGGCTCCAGCGGAGGATCGGCAGTATCGGTTGCAGCTGATTTCGCAGCGGCAGCTATGGGATCGCAGACCGGGGTATCTCTCTATGCACCTACAACAGGTGCCAGTCTAAAAAGCTTCCGTGGTACAGACGGCATGGCGAGTACGACAGGTGTGCTCCCGCTCACTTGGGGACAGGATTATGCGGGACCCATTGCCAAAACCGTAACGGACCTGGCTATTATGCTGAATGCTACAACGGGTACGGACCCGCAGGATATTTTCACCGTAACTGCTGATGCAGATCATAAACGTCCGGTGAACTGGAAGGAATCTCTGGATGCCAGTGCACTGAAAGGAAAGAAAATCGGATTCATCCCCGAATCCTTTGTCTCCAGTTATGCGGATGATGATACCGGACTAGCCGTAAAGAATAAGTTCTCAGAACTGCAAGCTGCGGGAGCGGAAATGGTTGAAATGACAAAAATGCCAGCAGCTCCTACCCGTCCTCAAGGCATTAACGGATCTACTGAAGGCTGGGCGCGCTACATTGAGCTTCACAAAGCCTTCCCTTACGCGGACGGAGCAAGTGTACTCGCTTCAGATAAGGTGCTTATCTATAATCAGAGAGGTTACACTGCACCTACGCGGATGACGGAACAGGCTGTACAAGATTACATCAAGTATAGAACGGACTATAAAGAAGTGATCAAAGGCTGGATGGACGAGAATGGCGTGGATGCCATTGTCTATGCAGGCTTCATCAGTGACGTCTACAACAATGACGCATCAGCCTCTCAATTAAGTTCGGACCGCAACACGGGCGTATTAACATCTAATGTGGGTCTCCCTACGGTAGTGGTTCCTGTGGGAACGAACGACAGCGGATATTCGATCTCGATGCAGCTTGTGGGCAGAGCGTGGGACGATGCCAAGGTTCTGGGCATGGGCTATGCGCTTGAGCAGCAAAGTCAAGCCAGACTGCTTACCGCTTTTGCACCAGCACTCCCATATGTTCCAACCCCTACTGATCCTGATCCAGTAGACAATGAACCAAGCAATCCAAGTCCTGGAGGAGGTACCGTAACTCCACCGGCAACACCAACGCCATCACCTACAGCTACACCGGCTCCTACAGCTACACCAGCACCAGCAGAAACAACAGCACCAACACCTGCGCCGGAAGTGGTCAGCTTCACAGATACACTGAATCATTGGGCAAAAGCAAGCATTGACCTGCTGATTTCCAAAGGATTACTAACAGGTTATGAAGATGGAACCTTCCGTCCGAATTCAGGCCTGACCCGTGCCGAGACCATTAAGGTCATTACAACGCACATGGGACTTGAAGGACAAGCAAGCAGCTTCACCGATGTATCTGGGGCACATTGGGCCAATAAGTATATCGGCGCAGCAGCCAGTGCCGGCCTGATGAACGGATACAGCGATGGCACCTTCCGTCCGAACGCGAAGATTAGCCGCAGTGAATTAGCAACACTGATCACCAGAGCGTTTAAGCTGACAGGTACCGGAAACACATCATTCAAAGATGTTAACAAAGAGGCCTGGTACTATAACTCCATTGATGCCCTGGCATCGAATAAAATTATTACAGGCTACGAAGACAGTACCTTTAAGCCTGCAAAAGACATTACCCGGGCAGAGTTTGCTACTATGGTGGCGAGATTGCTGGAGAGTGGGAAGTAA
- a CDS encoding glycoside hydrolase family 130 protein, with protein MNQASTPVIGALASSPLIRRHPANPVLDAARVPYPTALVFNAGVVKFGGRYVMVFRNDYGSLEKQTLEPSHTTDLGVAFSEDGVNWTAGPKPVFKLNDEEFVRAYDPRLTVIGGRCYMCFAVDTRHGIRGGIAVTDDFESFEILSLSTPDLRNMVLFPEKINGNYVRLERPFTVYSRGGKDRFDTWIAESPDLVYWGRSDLLLAVEQVPFANDKIGPAAPPVKTDKGWLTTFHAVDVDPARGKNGWEPSWKKRYTAGIMLLDLNNPKKILGMSASPLLAPEAPYEMDGGFRNDVIFPGGMILEDDGEVKIYYGAADTVECLATAHVDDLIRLCLGQ; from the coding sequence ATGAATCAGGCAAGTACACCCGTCATAGGAGCTTTGGCATCAAGTCCGCTCATCCGCCGTCATCCGGCCAACCCAGTACTGGATGCGGCTCGGGTCCCTTACCCCACCGCACTTGTGTTCAATGCGGGAGTGGTGAAGTTCGGCGGCCGGTATGTGATGGTATTCCGCAATGACTACGGCTCCCTTGAGAAGCAGACCCTTGAGCCCTCTCATACAACGGATCTCGGTGTCGCATTCAGTGAAGACGGCGTTAACTGGACGGCCGGGCCGAAGCCAGTGTTCAAGCTAAACGATGAAGAGTTCGTGCGTGCATATGATCCGCGCCTGACGGTAATTGGCGGCCGCTGCTACATGTGCTTCGCTGTAGATACGCGGCATGGGATCCGGGGCGGAATCGCCGTAACGGATGACTTCGAATCCTTTGAAATCTTGAGCTTGTCTACGCCGGACCTGCGGAATATGGTGCTGTTCCCGGAGAAGATCAACGGTAACTATGTGCGATTGGAACGGCCGTTCACCGTATATAGCCGCGGAGGCAAGGACCGTTTCGACACCTGGATCGCGGAGTCGCCGGATCTGGTCTACTGGGGACGGTCGGATCTGTTGCTGGCGGTGGAGCAGGTTCCGTTCGCCAATGACAAGATCGGCCCGGCAGCACCGCCCGTGAAGACAGATAAGGGCTGGCTGACCACCTTCCATGCGGTGGATGTTGATCCCGCCAGAGGGAAGAACGGCTGGGAGCCGTCCTGGAAGAAGCGGTATACTGCTGGGATTATGCTGCTTGACCTGAACAATCCAAAGAAAATTCTCGGGATGAGCGCTTCGCCGCTGCTTGCCCCGGAAGCCCCCTACGAAATGGACGGAGGCTTCCGCAACGACGTCATCTTCCCCGGCGGCATGATCCTGGAGGACGATGGCGAAGTGAAAATCTATTACGGCGCCGCCGACACCGTGGAATGTCTGGCCACCGCGCATGTCGATGATCTGATCAGGCTTTGTTTGGGACAGTAA
- a CDS encoding MTP-1 family protein — protein MSLHQQKLEFEATKTIYDSTTLVFKNVDGFDVYNISIPFERDGKRYLFGRVERREEWARSWVRLFEETGQDEWTLVENSMIYTLEDPFISEIGDELVLGGTHVQYQSGKYSTFFGYFYRGTDLHDLYYFTTGPNKMKDIRLVALADGRIGVFSRPRNHEMKGQYGSESMIGFTVIDKLEDLTAEVIENAPYIHGIFGAGEWGGVNQAYLLSSGKIGIIGHICYQHKDENGQEIKVYLNMAFVFDPVTRESHDLHLIGSRSCYPPGPAKLPYLTDCVFSSGIVMREDGKADLYSGVGDCQAGRITIDYPFAPHGHIV, from the coding sequence GTGAGCCTGCATCAGCAAAAACTAGAATTTGAAGCAACCAAAACCATCTATGACAGCACAACTCTGGTATTTAAAAACGTGGACGGATTCGATGTCTATAATATTTCAATTCCTTTTGAACGGGATGGCAAACGTTACTTGTTCGGCCGGGTAGAACGCCGGGAGGAATGGGCCCGCTCCTGGGTCCGGCTGTTCGAGGAAACAGGCCAGGATGAATGGACCCTGGTGGAGAACAGCATGATCTACACGCTGGAAGACCCGTTTATCAGCGAAATAGGTGATGAGCTTGTACTGGGCGGAACCCATGTGCAATATCAGAGCGGCAAATACAGTACGTTTTTCGGTTATTTTTACCGGGGGACGGACCTCCACGATTTGTACTACTTCACTACCGGTCCGAACAAAATGAAGGATATTCGCCTGGTTGCTCTGGCAGACGGCAGAATTGGCGTCTTCTCGCGTCCGCGCAACCATGAAATGAAAGGCCAATACGGCAGTGAGTCCATGATCGGCTTCACGGTGATTGACAAGCTGGAGGATTTGACTGCTGAAGTCATTGAGAATGCCCCTTACATCCACGGTATCTTCGGAGCTGGTGAATGGGGAGGCGTCAATCAGGCTTACCTGCTGAGCAGCGGCAAAATCGGAATCATCGGCCATATTTGTTATCAGCATAAGGATGAGAACGGGCAGGAAATCAAAGTATATTTGAACATGGCCTTCGTCTTCGATCCCGTGACCCGGGAATCCCATGACCTGCATCTGATCGGAAGCCGTTCCTGCTACCCGCCCGGACCTGCCAAGTTACCCTATTTGACGGACTGCGTCTTCTCTTCGGGGATCGTGATGCGGGAGGACGGCAAGGCCGATCTGTACAGCGGAGTTGGCGATTGCCAGGCCGGGCGGATTACAATCGACTATCCGTTCGCCCCCCATGGACATATTGTTTAG
- a CDS encoding extracellular solute-binding protein, protein MRKSYATLLAVVLALSTLVGCGKADNASPAANGASNASSPNSEKANASEVVKIKYVVPGTEPKDYQKVFEKVNEKLAADGVGVAVEKIFIPWDAWDQKLNLMLSTGDDFDLFHVMQDRTPFSNYYTRGALADISDEIEKYGANLKKYIPEDIFSGATIGGKYYIVPSYWVEMASEGQFNIRRDILRENNLQEPKTPAELISAWETVMKNWKGKNKPYLGTRADFDPINLHTSILHRTYDTFPFTVKDKFFYVNQNGEVKSWIETDEFKKDAAFMHELYTKGITNPDILVMKQEQVDAQLDSGEWFVRLGTGGSLNGLQKYNPAATVDDIGVVWFNPEKEYLRPLSFKNGNAVPANSKHPEAAVKFMDWMLASQDNYDLVQYGIEGEHYTKDGDKGLKPIKDPNNNNNPRYRGSDSQNGNVNFMRFDPESSIPENNKVLFEPNPSAVNSIAANFIFDPTNVRTEYTNILSEASASITPIYMGVLDYDKAFPEALDKMKKAGLDKVVAEYQKQFKEYQASLQ, encoded by the coding sequence ATGAGAAAATCCTATGCAACCCTGTTAGCTGTGGTGCTTGCCCTGTCCACCCTGGTTGGGTGCGGCAAAGCCGATAATGCCAGCCCTGCCGCAAATGGAGCAAGCAATGCTTCATCCCCGAATTCAGAGAAGGCTAATGCTTCTGAGGTCGTCAAGATCAAATACGTGGTTCCCGGCACCGAGCCCAAAGACTACCAGAAGGTGTTCGAGAAGGTCAATGAGAAGCTGGCTGCAGATGGTGTCGGCGTTGCAGTGGAGAAAATCTTCATCCCCTGGGATGCCTGGGACCAGAAGCTAAACCTGATGCTGTCCACCGGCGATGATTTCGATCTGTTCCATGTCATGCAGGACCGTACTCCGTTCTCCAACTACTATACCCGTGGCGCACTGGCAGATATCTCGGATGAGATTGAGAAGTATGGAGCCAACCTGAAAAAGTATATTCCGGAGGATATCTTTAGCGGCGCAACCATCGGCGGGAAATATTATATCGTCCCCTCCTACTGGGTTGAAATGGCGAGCGAAGGCCAGTTTAATATCCGCCGCGATATTCTCCGCGAAAATAATTTGCAGGAGCCTAAAACTCCGGCTGAATTGATTAGCGCCTGGGAGACGGTGATGAAGAACTGGAAGGGAAAGAACAAGCCTTACTTAGGCACCCGGGCCGATTTTGACCCGATCAATCTGCATACCTCCATCCTGCACCGGACCTATGACACCTTCCCGTTCACCGTTAAGGATAAGTTCTTCTATGTCAACCAGAACGGAGAGGTCAAATCCTGGATTGAAACTGACGAATTCAAGAAGGATGCTGCCTTCATGCACGAGCTGTACACCAAGGGAATTACGAATCCTGACATCCTGGTCATGAAGCAGGAACAGGTAGATGCCCAGCTCGACAGCGGAGAATGGTTCGTACGCCTGGGAACCGGCGGAAGCCTGAACGGGCTCCAGAAATACAACCCGGCAGCTACAGTGGACGATATCGGCGTCGTATGGTTTAACCCGGAGAAAGAGTATCTGCGTCCCCTCTCCTTCAAGAACGGAAATGCCGTGCCGGCGAACAGCAAGCATCCGGAGGCCGCCGTTAAGTTTATGGATTGGATGCTGGCCAGCCAGGATAACTACGATCTCGTTCAATACGGCATCGAGGGTGAGCACTACACCAAAGATGGCGACAAAGGCTTAAAGCCGATCAAAGACCCGAATAACAATAATAATCCAAGATACAGGGGCTCTGATTCGCAGAACGGGAATGTGAACTTTATGCGCTTTGACCCGGAGAGCAGTATTCCTGAGAATAACAAGGTCTTATTTGAGCCTAATCCGAGTGCGGTCAATAGTATCGCAGCCAACTTCATTTTTGACCCGACGAATGTAAGAACCGAATATACCAATATTCTCTCGGAAGCTTCCGCCAGCATCACTCCGATCTATATGGGTGTTCTGGATTACGACAAGGCATTCCCCGAGGCTCTGGATAAAATGAAGAAAGCAGGTCTGGACAAGGTCGTTGCCGAATACCAAAAGCAGTTCAAGGAATATCAAGCTTCTCTTCAATAA
- a CDS encoding carbohydrate ABC transporter permease yields MKRISISRTVMYTLTAVYSALCLLPMLLVLMISITDEDAILKNGYSLFPEKFSLYAYKLIFTSGSQVIQSYGISIFVTLAGTTLALLITSMAGYTLANKNVRHRNLLALYFFITMIFSAGIVPWYLMNRALGLTDNILALIIPSLLFSPFNLFLVRNFMNGIPDSLRESATIDGASDIVIAFKIYLPLCKPVLATIALFYGLDYWNNWWNAIMLIDTKDLYPLQFMLLQMQSEISMLNDMAMLAGTSDVTLPSESVKMATAIVTIGPIVFLYPYLQKYFVKGLVIGSVKG; encoded by the coding sequence ATGAAAAGAATCTCAATCAGCAGGACGGTCATGTACACGCTGACTGCGGTCTATTCGGCACTGTGCCTGCTTCCGATGCTGCTCGTGCTGATGATCTCAATCACGGATGAGGATGCTATTCTTAAGAACGGCTATAGCCTGTTTCCGGAGAAATTCTCTCTGTATGCCTATAAGCTGATCTTTACCAGCGGTTCCCAGGTCATTCAGAGCTACGGCATTTCGATCTTTGTCACTCTCGCCGGTACCACGCTGGCCCTGCTGATTACTTCTATGGCAGGCTACACGCTGGCGAACAAAAATGTGAGGCACCGCAATCTGCTGGCCCTTTACTTTTTTATCACCATGATTTTCTCAGCCGGCATTGTGCCCTGGTATCTGATGAACCGTGCGCTCGGATTAACCGATAATATTCTCGCTCTGATTATTCCGTCACTGCTGTTCAGCCCGTTCAATCTCTTCCTGGTGCGCAATTTCATGAACGGTATTCCTGACTCGCTGCGGGAATCAGCCACCATAGACGGAGCCAGTGATATTGTCATTGCTTTTAAGATCTATCTTCCGTTATGTAAACCGGTATTGGCGACGATTGCCCTCTTCTATGGACTGGATTATTGGAACAACTGGTGGAATGCGATCATGCTGATTGACACGAAGGATTTGTACCCGCTGCAATTCATGCTGCTGCAGATGCAATCGGAGATCAGTATGCTGAACGATATGGCCATGCTGGCGGGAACAAGCGATGTTACGCTTCCCTCGGAGTCGGTCAAGATGGCGACAGCCATCGTAACCATCGGGCCGATTGTTTTCCTCTATCCTTACTTACAGAAATACTTCGTGAAAGGGCTCGTGATCGGTTCAGTGAAAGGCTGA
- a CDS encoding ABC transporter permease, which yields MKKKRRPGLSILSDIRRNGTSYLLVLPAMAYTFIFGYMTYPYMVIAFQRFNYTKGIFHSEWVGFKNFEFFFRSNKALTVTFNTIYLNLLFIIFGTLMALAISLVLNELRKKLFVKISQSLMLFPNFISWIVISYVLYALFSMDMGVINRILNQFGMTSVNWYTEAQSWPAILTIMHVWKGAGMSAIIYLATITGIDETLYEAAEIDGAGRLQMCFRITLPLMMPTVIILTMLSVGKIMYGDFGMIYALIGDNGTLYSTTDIIDTYVFRSLRQIGDPSEAMAVGLFQSVIGFILVFGTNAITRKYFKDGALY from the coding sequence TTGAAGAAAAAACGGCGTCCAGGACTCAGCATACTGTCAGACATCCGCAGGAATGGCACATCCTATTTGTTGGTTTTGCCGGCCATGGCATACACGTTTATTTTCGGCTATATGACCTATCCTTATATGGTTATTGCTTTCCAGCGCTTCAATTATACAAAGGGAATTTTCCATAGTGAATGGGTGGGCTTCAAAAACTTTGAGTTTTTCTTCCGTTCCAATAAAGCGCTTACAGTTACCTTTAATACCATTTACCTCAATTTACTGTTTATTATTTTCGGCACGCTGATGGCGCTCGCCATTTCACTGGTGCTGAACGAGCTGCGCAAGAAGCTGTTTGTGAAGATCAGCCAGTCGCTGATGTTATTCCCGAATTTCATCTCATGGATCGTCATCAGCTATGTGCTGTATGCGCTTTTCTCCATGGATATGGGCGTAATCAATAGAATTCTGAACCAGTTCGGTATGACCTCCGTGAACTGGTACACCGAAGCCCAGTCCTGGCCGGCGATTCTGACCATCATGCATGTCTGGAAGGGCGCCGGCATGAGTGCCATCATCTACCTGGCGACCATTACCGGCATCGATGAGACGTTGTATGAAGCAGCAGAAATTGACGGGGCGGGCCGCCTGCAGATGTGCTTTCGGATCACACTTCCGCTAATGATGCCAACGGTTATTATTCTGACAATGCTCTCGGTCGGCAAAATTATGTACGGTGATTTCGGGATGATCTACGCGCTCATCGGGGACAACGGCACCCTGTATTCGACCACAGATATTATTGATACGTATGTATTCCGTTCCTTGCGCCAGATCGGTGACCCTTCCGAAGCCATGGCCGTGGGACTGTTCCAGTCCGTTATCGGATTTATCCTTGTCTTTGGTACCAATGCCATTACCCGCAAGTACTTCAAAGATGGCGCATTATATTAA